A genomic stretch from Candidatus Brocadiia bacterium includes:
- a CDS encoding ATP-binding protein — protein MPSQLLRMKFQTAPKFSRYIYKMMTEFLQTVLLNESRPPLPAADGTPAPVKPKTPAETGRRQAYNQFMVALGEAVDNAVMHGNKLNADKYIDVECEVAPDRITCHVQDQGDGFNPKRFMDAPLQDFDHPALMKKVAKYGTPGSMGIGMMRKCLNEVKFGTNDNGGTRLTMVKHL, from the coding sequence ATGCCATCACAACTGCTGAGGATGAAATTCCAAACCGCGCCCAAGTTCTCGCGCTACATCTACAAGATGATGACCGAATTCCTCCAGACCGTCCTGCTCAACGAATCCAGGCCGCCCCTGCCGGCGGCTGACGGAACGCCCGCGCCGGTCAAGCCCAAAACCCCGGCCGAAACCGGCCGGCGCCAGGCCTACAACCAGTTTATGGTAGCCCTGGGCGAGGCCGTGGACAACGCCGTTATGCACGGCAACAAACTCAACGCCGACAAATACATAGACGTCGAATGCGAAGTGGCCCCGGACCGGATAACCTGCCACGTCCAGGACCAAGGCGACGGCTTCAACCCCAAACGGTTTATGGACGCCCCGCTCCAGGACTTCGACCACCCGGCCCTGATGAAAAAGGTGGCCAAATACGGCACGCCCGGCTCGATGGGCATAGGTATGATGCGCAAATGCCTCAACGAGGTAAAGTTCGGCACCAATGACAACGGCGGCACCAGATTGACGATGGTGAAGCATCTATGA